Proteins from a genomic interval of Diospyros lotus cultivar Yz01 chromosome 6, ASM1463336v1, whole genome shotgun sequence:
- the LOC127804481 gene encoding LOB domain-containing protein 18-like, translating to MPAFDPFRCGACRVLRRQCSPHYIFAPYFYHEEGFAHFAAIHNIFCARIASILLAHLPVSDQLAAVMTLLFEAQARLQDPVYGCVSHILAFQQQVSELQACRAYLQNSLFAYYSSHPQPVPQPDQNPSWNFDLPIIPEDVPHPSFSEATLPPYPGEASSSQMPPPDDIDELGAVVFGNRRPH from the coding sequence ATGCCAGCGTTCGACCCATTTCGATGCGGTGCCTGCCGAGTTTTGAGGAGACAGTGTTCTCCACACTATATCTTTGCTCCTTATTTCTATCATGAGGAAGGATTCGCTCATTTTGCTGCCATCCACAATATTTTTTGTGCCAGAATTGCCTCCATCCTCCTGGCTCATCTTCCAGTAAGTGACCAGCTTGCAGCTGTTATGACACTCTTAtttgaagctcaagcccggCTTCAGGATCCTGTCTATGGCtgtgtatctcacattcttgCCTTTCAGCAGCAGGTTAGTGAGTTACAAGCTTGTCGAGCTTACCTGCAAAATTCACtatttgcatattattcttcACATCCCCAACCTGTTCCTCAACCTGATCAAAACCCGAGCTGGAATTTCGATCTTCCTATCATTCCAGAGGATGTCCCTCATCCTAGTTTCTCAGAGGCTACTCTCCCACCTTACCCTGGTGAAGCAAGTAGTAGCCAGATGCCACCCCCAGATGACATCGATGAGCTGGGAGCTGTTGTGTTTGGCAACCGTCGTCCTCACTGA